From Solanum lycopersicum chromosome 8, SLM_r2.1, the proteins below share one genomic window:
- the LOC101257394 gene encoding tryptophan N-monooxygenase CYP79A68-like, which yields MFFFKISNLVDLLFRIFIFIVLKITNLWNSLIIIMRKTSSLPPGPKPWPIIGNFPQMLLNKEPPFHWIHKMMEKMNTEIACIRLGNIHVITVTSPELAREFLHTQDSIFSSRPICMSASLINNGYLTPIFAPMGDQWKKMRRILASHVLSPTSLEWIRSKRDEEADNLHRFIYNQCENQSIINLRNLTRYYCGNVIRNMTFSKPFFDITEEDRDEQVDAVFTLLKYLHALGILDYLPWLSVFDLNGHKKIINNAYVTATKDMDVEVDQRIQIWKDGKKTMEEDILDVLITLKDTNGNALLSAKEIKAQVLELMLAALDNPSNAVEWVIAEMLNQPKLMQKALEELNTVVGINRLVQESDLPMLNYVKACIKEAFRLHPITPFNVPHVSISDAIIGEKYFIPKGSRVLLSRLGLGRNPRVWEDPLKFKPERHLIEDGVGGEVVLTDSKLRLLSFSTGRRGCPGVKLGSTIATMLLARLLHGFSWSLPPNSTCNDLIVSSKIDPFDTLPLLAKAKPRLAKAMYP from the exons atgttttttttcaaaatttcaaaccTTGTTGATCTCCTATTTAGAatcttcatttttattgttCTTAAAATCACAAACCTATGGAATagtcttattattattatgagaaAAACATCATCATTACCTCCAGGTCCAAAACCATGGCCTATAATTGGTAACTTCCCTCAAATGCTCCTCAACAAAGAGCCACCATTTCATTGGATACACAAAATGATGGAGAAAATGAACACTGAAATCGCTTGCATTCGTCTTGGTAACATTCATGTCATTACTGTAACTTCCCCTGAGCTTGCTCGCGAGTTTTTACATACTCAAGATTCTATTTTCTCATCAAGACCTATTTGTATGTCCGCGAGTCTTATTAATAATGGCTACTTAACACCTATTTTTGCCCCTATGGGTGATCAATGGAAGAAAATGAGGAGAATTCTCGCTTCTCATGTACTATCACCAACATCACTTGAATGGATTCGTAGTAAAAGGGATGAAGAAGCTGACAATCTTCATCGATTCATTTACAATCAATGTGAAAATCAATCTATTATTAACTTGAGAAATCTGACAAGATACTATTGTGGGAATGTGATTAGGAATATGACTTTCAGCAAGCCATTCTTTGATATCACTGAGGAAGATCGCGATGAGCAAGTTGATGCAGTTTTTACTCTTCTTAAATATCTTCATGCTTTGGGCATATTAGATTACTTACCATGGTTAAGTGTGTTTGATTTGAAtggtcataaaaaaattatcaacaatgCATATGTTACAGCAACAAAAGACATGGATGTTGAAGTTGATCAAAGGATTCAAATATGGAAAGATGGAAAAAAAACTATGGAAGAAGATATCCTTGATGTTCTTATCACACTCAAAGATACCAATGGAAATGCATTGTTGAGTGCTAAAGAGATTAAGGCACAAGTTTTG gaacTCATGTTGGCAGCATTGGATAATCCATCAAATGCAGTTGAATGGGTAATTGCAGAAATGTTGAACCAACCAAAGTTAATGCAAAAGGCCCTAGAAGAACTCAACACTGTTGTTGGGATCAATAGATTGGTTCAAGAATCAGACTTGCCAATGCTAAATTATGTTAAAGCATGCATAAAAGAGGCCTTTCGACTTCACCCCATAACGCCTTTTAACGTTCCTCATGTGTCTATCTCTGATGCCATCATCGGTGAAAAGTACTTCATCCCTAAAGGGAGTAGAGTGTTGTTAAGTCGTCTTGGCCTTGGTCGCAATCCTAGAGTTTGGGAGGATCCACTGAAGTTCAAGCCAGAGCGCCACCTCATAGAAGATGGTGTTGGTGGTGAAGTAGTTCTCACTGATTCAAAGTTACGTTTGTTATCATTTAGCACTGGAAGAAGAGGTTGTCCGGGCGTGAAACTCGGTTCTACAATTGCTACAATGTTACTTGCTAGGCTTCTCCATGGGTTTTCTTGGAGTTTACCACCAAATTCAACATGCAATGACTTAATTGTGTCATCTAAGATTGATCCTTTTGATACCTTGCCTCTTCTTGCTAAGGCAAAACCAAGATTAGCTAAAGCCATGTATCCTTGA
- the LOC101252207 gene encoding uncharacterized protein: protein MGVDYYNVLNVGKTATEDDLKKAYRKLAMKWHPDKNPNNKKEAEAQFKEISEAYEILSDPDKRQVFDQYGEEGLKEMPSPGCSNNPRNAEDIFAEFFGSSPFGFGSTGVKSTRFSSEGSGFAGFGGSENIFRPASDGTGANMPKKPPPVESKLPCSLEELYSGSTRKMKISRTVVGTNGRLVTESEILTIDVKPGWRKGTKITFPDKGNEQLNQLPADLVFVIDEKCHDVYKRDGNDLMRDYKVTLAEALGGTTVKLTTLDGRALTVPVNEIVKPGYELVLAKEGMPITREPGNRGVLKIKFDVKFPNRLTTDQRTALKRALAG, encoded by the exons ATGGGGGTTGATTATTATAACGTGTTGAACGTAGGGAAGACAGCAACGGAGGATGATCTAAAGAAGGCTTATAGAAAATTGGCAATGAAATGGCATCCTGATAAGAATCCAAACAACAAGAAGGAAGCTGAGGCTCAATTCAAGGAAATATCAGAGGCTTATGAA ATTCTAAGTGATCCTGATAAAAGACAAGTCTTTGATCAATATGGTGAAGAAGGACTAAAAGAGATGCCATCCCCTGGATGTAGCAATAATCCTCGAAATGCTGAGGACATTTTTGCAGAATTTTTTGGGAGCAGTCCCTTTGGATTTGGATCAACTGGAGTTAAGTCAACGCGATTCTCATCAGAAGGCAGTGGTTTCGCGGGATTTGGTGGGAGTGAGAACATTTTCAGGCCAGCTAGTGATGGAACTGGTGCTAATATGCCCAAGAAACCGCCACCAGTTGAGAGTAAATTGCCTTGCAGCCTTGAAGAACTTTATTCTGGCTCGACGAGGAAAATGAAGATATCTAGAACTGTAGTTGGAACGAATGG GAGGTTAGTGACGGAATCAGAAATTTTAACTATTGATGTAAAACCTGGCTGGAGAAAAGGTACAAAGATAACATTTCCAGACAAAGGAAATGAGCAGTTGAACCAGCTTCCAGCAGACCTTGTATTTGTAATCGACGAGAAGTGTCATGACGTTTACAAGAGAGATGGTAATGACCTTATGAGAGACTATAAAGTAACACTAGCAGAGGCATTGGGAGGAACCACTGTAAAACTAACAACGTTAGATGGTCGTGCATTGACGGTTCCAGTCAATGAAATTGTGAAACCAGGTTATGAACTTGTGCTGGCAAAAGAAGGTATGCCAATCACAAGGGAACCTGGCAATAGAGGTGTTCTAAAGATCAAGTTTGATGTTAAATTCCCTAATAGATTGACAACTGATCAACGAACAGCCCTCAAACGCGCTTTGGCTGGCTGA
- the LOC101251310 gene encoding E3 ubiquitin-protein ligase At1g63170 has translation MAISSLGLHRKSQTNQFQLLMEQADNRSNDEHVIDITSSNDASSSSNPHDRPVNNVLHVQAEHPPSTSTTVPVSQHAFSSASRSNLRNSSFARRGSGRRHRSPLNSVLWISIELVLTLSQIIAAIAVLAISRDEHPRAPLAQWIVGYASGCVAILPLLYWRFRHRNQNSDQDSSQQPQISSQVELSARPSSSTRSSEGEGRQTTATASTGGQSNEILSTRIKSFVEYFKMALDCFFAVWFVVGNVWIFGGHSSSSEAPNLYRLCIVFLTFSCIGYAMPFILCATICCCLPCIISVMGFREDLTQNKGATPESINALPTYKFKVKKNKSGNKEAAEGGVVAAGTDKERVISGEDAACCICLAKYVNNDELRELPCSHFFHKDCVDKWLKINNSCPLCKAEVGETLLSSLTEATASLRQSSAF, from the exons ATGGCCATTTCCTCATTGGGGCTACACCGGAAAAGCCAAACTAACCAGTTTCAATTATTAATGGAGCAAGCAGATAACCGTAGCAACGATGAGCATGTAATTGACATAACTAGTAGCAATGATGCATCCTCATCAAGCAACCCCCATGATAGACCAGTTAATAATGTGCTTCATGTCCAAGCTGAACATCCCCCATCAACAAGCACAACAGTGCCCGTCTCCCAACATGCATTTTCTTCTGCTAGTAGATCCAACTTGAGGAACTCATCATTTGCTCGAAGAGGAAGTGGGCGCCGCCATCGGAGTCCTCTGAATTCTGTGCTCTGGATATCCATTGAACTAGTCTTGACATTGAGCCAAATAATTGCAGCAATCGCGGTGTTGGCCATATCAAGGGATGAGCACCCACGAGCTCCTCTAGCCCAATGGATAGTTGGTTATGCATCTGGGTGTGTAGCAATTCTCCCTCTTCTCTACTGGCGTTTTCGTCATAGAAACCAAAATTCAGATCAGGATTCATCTCAGCAGCCACAGATTTCTTCCCAGGTTGAACTCTCAGCCAGACCATCCTCAAGTACAAGGAGTTCAGAAGGTGAAGGTCGTCAGACAACTGCTACAGCTTCTACAGGTGGTCAAAGTAATGAAATACTGAGCACAAG GATAAAATCATTTGTTGAGTACTTCAAAATGGCATTAGATTGTTTTTTTGcagtgtggtttgtggttggaaATGTGTGGATATTTGGCGGACACTCCTCTTCCTCTGAGGCTCCCAACTTGTACAG GTTGTGTATAGTATTTCTGACCTTTAGCTGTATCGGGTATGCCATGCCATTTATTCTATGTGCAACAATATGCTGCTGCCTCCCCTGCATTATTTCAGTCATGGGCTTCCGAGAAGATCTGACTCAAAACAAAGGCGCCACACCAGAATCAATTAATGCTCTTCCGACCTATAAATTTAAggtaaagaaaaacaaaagtggCAACAAAGAGGCTGCTGAAGGTGGGGTTGTGGCTGCAGGAACGGACAAGGAGCGTGTGATTTCAGGAGAAGATGCG GCATGTTGCATTTGCTTAGCAAAGTATGTGAACAATGATGAGCTAAGGGAGTTACCCTGTTCTCATTTCTTCCACAAGGACTGTGTTGATAAGTGGCTGAAAATCAACAACTCATGTCCCCTTTGCAAAGCTGAGGTGGGTGAGACCCTTTTGAGCTCTCTAACGGAAGCAACTGCAAGTTTGCGTCAGAGTTCCGCGTTTTAA